The sequence below is a genomic window from Brevibacillus agri.
GCGTTTGGAGCAAACCCGCAAAATGCTGCGGGAAAAGCAGCACCTGAAAAAGCTGATTGAAGAAGACATCCAAGAGCTTGAGAAAGATGTCCAGGCATTGGAAGCGATGACGAACAAAGAAAAGTACGCAACCAGCGGCCAGTGATAACCGATCGCTGACAACGACAGTAGGTCCCCAAACAGCAAAAAGTGGCGACTGCGCAAAAGGCAGACGGCCACTTTTTACATTGGTCCCGGATGGGGAAAGCAAAAGCTTGCCTGTCGACAGGCTGCTGCGCAAAAGGAAGAGAGACTCGGGCAACGGAATCGAGCCTTTTTGCCCCCGAAAGCTGCCCGCCGCCGCCGCGCAAAAGCGGGACGGCGGCATCACGGCGTTTTGGCGTTTCGCTAATTCGCATCTGCGCCCGCGTCCGTGCAGACAGCGGCAGCGAGCAGTTTCTCGACGATCCCGGGGAGCAACTGAATCGCGGCGCTGTCGGTTCCGTACGTCTGGCTGTCCGCATAAGTGCCTTCCATCAGCAAGATCAGCGTGTAGGCCAGCTCGCGCGGATTCGCTGCGCCGAGGGCGACAGCGCGCTCCAAAAAGGCGTCGGAAATCCGCTTTTGATGCGCGCAGACCAGCTCGCGCACAGGATGGGCAGGGTCGGGAAACTCTACGGCGACGTTGAGGAAGCAGCAGCCGCGAAACTGTTTGGAGGACGCGCGGGCCGCCAGATCGGCAAAAAATTGGACGAGCTGTTCCCGCGGTCGCTCCGGATGCTTCGCCATGCTTTCCTCCCACTCTTGCCAGAAGGCCGCCTGCTTTTTTTGCATGTAGGCGAGGATCAGCGCTGTTTTCGAGGAAAACTGGCGGTAGACGCTCATTTTGTTCATTCCGGCCCGCTCCACGATGGCGTCGACACTGACGGCGTGGATGCCTTCCTGGTAAAAAAGCTCCTCAGCCGCCTGCAAAATCATTTCCTGCGCTTTTTCGCGGGGGACCCGGACTCGCTTCGTGGACGTCATCGGCGAATCAGACCCCATTTTACGCTTTCCACACGTCTGCGACGATCTCGAAGGAGCGCACGCGATCCTCGTGGCGGTACATTTGGGTCGTAATCATCAATTCATCCGCCTGGGTCGCCTCCAGTAGCTCCTGCAGCTTTTGCTTGACGGTGTCCGGGCTGCCGATGATCGAGGAGCGAAGCTGGGCTTGCACGGACATTTTTTCAAACTCGCTCCACAGCTCATCCATATTGTCTACAGGCGGCTGGATCGGTTTCAGATCGCCGCGGATGAGGTTGAGGAACGCCTGGTAGTGCGAGGTCGCCAGCCGCTCGGCAAGCTCATCCGTGTCGGCCGCCATGACGTTGACGCCCACCATGGCATACGGCTCGGACAGCACATCGGATGGACGGAAGCAGTGGCGGTACGTTTGCAGCGCAGGCAAGGTGTAATTGGGCGAAAAATGACCGGCAAACGCGAATGGCAGTCCGAGCAGCCCTGCGAGACGCGCCGAAAAATCGCTGGAGCCAAGCAGCCAGATCGGGATGTTCAAGCCTTCGCCGGGAATAGCCCGCAGCGCGCCGGCATTGTCGCTGGTGCGCGGACGCAAATACTCGCGCAGTTCTTCCAGCAGCTCGGGAAAATCGTCTCCGCCGATCCGCAGGTCGCGCCGCAATGCCCGGGCCGTGCGCTGGTCCGCGCCGGGAGCCCGTCCCAATCCGAGGTCAATACGTCCCGGATAGAGCGACTCCAGCGTGCCGAACTGCTCGGCGATAATCAGCGGGGCGTGATTGGGCAGCATAATCCCGCCGGAGCCGACGCGCATCGTCGAGGTGCCGCCCGCGATGTGGCCGATCAGCACAGCGGTGGCGGAACTGGCGACACTGGGCATGGCGTGGTGCTCGGCGAGCCAGTAGCGGTGAAATCCCCACTTTTCCACCTTTTGCGCCAGGTCCAGGCTGTTTTGAAACGACTGGGCAGCCGTACTGCCTTCTACGATAGGAGCGAGATCCAGAACAGACAGCGGGATGTCGCGCAATGCTTTTGTCATGAAAAGAAACCTCCTCTGAGGGTCAATTTTGTTACTGATCGGTAACAAACGTACTTGCATCTTACGAAGAGGGAAGGGGGCTGTCAATGTTTCAATCGGCTGTGGCGGCACTTTGCGTCCTTTATAAAGTTTGCCGTTAAACCATTCCTTTCTTTAGTACTATATTCCATTATTTGTAAAATAAGACGAACTCTGAGTTTTTGCTGATCTAAAAAGAATATAAAAAAGCTAAAAGGAACTGTCTAAAGTCTTTCAACATATAAGGAAGACTTGGAGCGTTGCTGGCGAAGCCAAAGAGTTTGGTGGTAAAATTAGGAAGAATGACATTCCTGCAAGGGGCCATAGGGTAGTAATGAATAACGCAATTTCCACTATATGTGAAGAATTAGGTGAGGGAATGAAACGGACGCAACTGTTTGTAGATTTGAAAATGAACAGAAAAACGGGTCCATTTTCTGATTTGCTAAGAGAGATGATCCAAACATTCCAAGAGGATGGATACGCAGAAGTGGAGGTATCTCAAGAAGTGAAAATAGACAACAATGAGTATTTAATCATTTTCAATGCAATGGCTAATGAACATAACGAGTGAAGGCACCCATGCGGTGCTTTTTTCTTTTACACGCGCGTATCGTCTGGGAAAACGGGCGGTCTTGTCCACCTCATCATCGGTCGATGACGGAGCAACGTTTCCGAAATACAAAAAGAGGCGTCTCAAAGTCGAAAAATCGACTGTTGAGACAGCCCCTTTCAAGCGCAAGCCAAGCTGCGCAACCGCACATTTTTGTATGTGCCTACTGCTTGGTCAAAATAAGCGGCCCATCCGCAGTAATCGCAATCGTGTGCTCGTACTGGGCCGACAGCTTGCCGTCGCGCGTTCTCGCCGTCCAACCGTCCTCGTCGATGGTCGCATGGTAGGTACCGATATTGAGCATCGGCTCGATGGTGATGACCATGCCTTCCTTGAGGCGCTGGCCTCTGCCCGGAGGACCGAAGTGCGGAACGAACGGCTCCTCGTGCATTTCCTGCCCGATCCCGTGGCCCGTGAAGTCGCGGACAACCGAGTAGCCCTGCGCCTGGGCGTACGTTTGGATCGCGTGGGAAATGTCCCCGATCCGGTTGCCGACAACAGCTTGTTCAATCCCCAGGTACAGCGACTTTTTCGTGACCTCAAGCAGTTTTTTCGCTTCCGGGGAGACGGTGCCCACCTCGTACGACCAGGCGGAATCGGCCAGCCAGCCGTTTTTGCGCACGACCATGTCAATGGTGACGATATCTCCGTCGCGCAGCGGCTCCTTTTTCGGGAAGCCGTGGCAAATCACGTCGTTCACCGACGCGCAGGTGGCATATGGATAGCCGTGAAAGCCTTTTTGTTCAGGAGTGGCGCCATGGCTGGCCAAAAATTCTTCTACAAATTCATCAATTTCCCAGGTCGTGATCCCGGGACGAATCATCGACGCGATTTCGCGATGGCAGGCGGCCAAAATTTTGCCTGCGGCATGCATCAGTTCGATTTCTTCGGGTGTCTTGAGGATAATCATCGACTCTCTCCTTGTCCTCGCGTTAGTTCTCTTGCTCTCTACAGTATATAGTGTAGACCTGTTTGGGGCTAATTGCCACAGGCAAAACCGCATGGTAGGATGAGGAAGAACGAAACAACCGGGGGGTAGGTAGCGTGGACAAGTTTCAAGAGTATCTGGCGAACTACCAGATTCATGTAAAAGACGATATCGAAAAACGGATTGCGTTTATTCGCGAGCAAATTGACGGAAACGGGCTCGGCGGTGTGGTTGTCGGCATTTCCGGCGGTATCGACAGCGCGGTAACGGCTGCGCTGTGTGTACGCGCTCTCGGCCGCGATCGCGTCGTTGGCGTGTGGTTGCCCGCGTACTCGCAAAACGTCCATGCGGAAGACTCGCAGCGCCTGGCGGAAGCGATCGGACTCAACCTGCACACCGTCGATGTAGGCCCTGCCTACGATGCGCTCGTGCCCGCCATTGAAGGCGTGCTTGCGCTTGGCGACAAGACAAAAGGAAATACGAAAGCCCGTCTGCGCATGACCGTGCTGTACGCGATTGCCAATCAAAAAGGCTACCTCGTCGCGGATACGTGCAACCGCAGCGAAATTCACGTCGGCTATATGACCAAAGGCGGAGACGGCCTGGCCGACTTCAACCCGGTGGCAAGCCTGACGAAGCACGAAATGCGCATCCTCGCAGCCGAGCTTGGCGTGCCGGAGTCGATTATTACCAAAGCGCCTTCTGCCGATCTGTGGGAAGGCCAGACAGATGAGCAGGAAATGGGCTTTACGTACGAGGACCTCGACCGCCTGCTGATTACAGGCGAGACCAGACCGGAAGCAAAAGAACGGATCGACTACCTGCACCGCATCTCGGAGCACAAGCGCAATCTGATGCCAGGTATTTAATATGGCCGACTACAAGCTGTTTACCAGTTGCCTGTGGCAGACGACCAGCGCCGTCGTTTCGACGGACGATCGGCTCTACCTGTTTGACCCTGCCTATTTTCCGCACGAGATCGAGGCGATTGCCGACTACGTGCAAAGCGTGCGAGACGGGCGGGAGCTCGTTCTCGTCCTGACGCACGGCGACTGGGATCACATCGCGGGCTACCCTCGCTTCCCGGACGCCAGGCTGATCGGGCACAAACAGATTGCGTCGCCTGAGCGGCTTGCCAAACAACTGCGGAAAACAAACCGATTTGACGGCTCGTACTATGTGCATCGCCCGTACGAGCTGGTTCCCCCCTCTGTTTGACAAGCTGGTCGAGCAGACGGAAGCGTGGGAGGAAGTAAAATTTCTCCCCGTGCCCGGGCATAAGCAAGACCAGTTGGCGACGCTTTTTTGCGCGCAAAAGCTGCTCGTGGCAGGCGACATGCTCTCCAATCTCGAGTTTCCTTTTATTGCGGACAGTAGCGACTATGCAGCCAGTCTGGCCGCGATCCAGAAGCTGGTGGAGGACGGCGAGATCGCGGAGGTCGTGCCGGGGCACGGCGTTCCGGCGAAAGGGCGCGAGGAAATCATGCACCGGATCAGGCGCGACCAGCAGTATCTGCACGATACGCGAACGCTCATCTTCGAAGGGGTGGCAGCCGGACTGGACGAACAGACCTTGACCGAGCGTTTTGGGCAAATTTGTTACGACGGCCAGCCGATCAACGAACATTTGCGCGATGCCCACGAGCAGAACCGGGTGCAACTGATGAAGGAAGCCAAGTCGCTTACGGGTTGATTATTGGGCGGTTTTGTACGATAATAGAGGTTACGCACAAAACTTTCGAGGAAAGAGGTGGAACAGATGTCGACGACTGAATTGATGCTGCGAACAAGTCTGGAAGGCCGCGTGAAGCGTACGTTGCAAACGTATTTCCGCCGTCCTAACGACGTGTTGGTAAAGGAAAGCCTCGGAGCGAACGGCCTGTCCCCAGAACAAGTGGAAGTTACGATGGAGCTCTTGACACAAGGCTATACTGTTGCTGAAATCATTGAGCAACTGCGGAATAAAGGCTACTTCGCATAAGCTGCACAGGAAAAAGACCGGACTGACAAGCATTTGTCGGTACCGGCCTTTTTTATTTGTCCGAAGCGAAGCGCTGTGGCCGTCAAGGCGACGTGCGGCTTTGCGACAGCGAGCGGCGCCCTTTTTTCCGGCGATACAACTGCAAAGCTCCGTGCACCAAAAAGTAGCTGGCGAATGCGACGAAGAGGCCCATTACGGCGCTTCCCGTGAAGTAAGCCAGCCCCTTGTCCTGCATCCAGACGAGCCACTCCCGCCAGGCGGCCTGATGCGGGTCTGTGGGATGCTGTAACGGTTTGCCGACTAAAGCGTACCCAATATTGTAGTTGATGACCATGAAGATCGGCAG
It includes:
- the nadE gene encoding NAD(+) synthase; amino-acid sequence: MDKFQEYLANYQIHVKDDIEKRIAFIREQIDGNGLGGVVVGISGGIDSAVTAALCVRALGRDRVVGVWLPAYSQNVHAEDSQRLAEAIGLNLHTVDVGPAYDALVPAIEGVLALGDKTKGNTKARLRMTVLYAIANQKGYLVADTCNRSEIHVGYMTKGGDGLADFNPVASLTKHEMRILAAELGVPESIITKAPSADLWEGQTDEQEMGFTYEDLDRLLITGETRPEAKERIDYLHRISEHKRNLMPGI
- a CDS encoding MBL fold metallo-hydrolase, which translates into the protein MCIARTSWFPPLFDKLVEQTEAWEEVKFLPVPGHKQDQLATLFCAQKLLVAGDMLSNLEFPFIADSSDYAASLAAIQKLVEDGEIAEVVPGHGVPAKGREEIMHRIRRDQQYLHDTRTLIFEGVAAGLDEQTLTERFGQICYDGQPINEHLRDAHEQNRVQLMKEAKSLTG
- the map gene encoding type I methionyl aminopeptidase, translating into MIILKTPEEIELMHAAGKILAACHREIASMIRPGITTWEIDEFVEEFLASHGATPEQKGFHGYPYATCASVNDVICHGFPKKEPLRDGDIVTIDMVVRKNGWLADSAWSYEVGTVSPEAKKLLEVTKKSLYLGIEQAVVGNRIGDISHAIQTYAQAQGYSVVRDFTGHGIGQEMHEEPFVPHFGPPGRGQRLKEGMVITIEPMLNIGTYHATIDEDGWTARTRDGKLSAQYEHTIAITADGPLILTKQ
- a CDS encoding TetR/AcrR family transcriptional regulator — protein: MGSDSPMTSTKRVRVPREKAQEMILQAAEELFYQEGIHAVSVDAIVERAGMNKMSVYRQFSSKTALILAYMQKKQAAFWQEWEESMAKHPERPREQLVQFFADLAARASSKQFRGCCFLNVAVEFPDPAHPVRELVCAHQKRISDAFLERAVALGAANPRELAYTLILLMEGTYADSQTYGTDSAAIQLLPGIVEKLLAAAVCTDAGADAN
- a CDS encoding DUF2062 domain-containing protein, giving the protein MWTKLYRKLKLEYYKLIRMKGAPSFVARGFSVGIFVEFITLPTFGLAFLLLFPLVRLFRASLPAGLIAFVIGKLVLPIFMVINYNIGYALVGKPLQHPTDPHQAAWREWLVWMQDKGLAYFTGSAVMGLFVAFASYFLVHGALQLYRRKKGRRSLSQSRTSP
- a CDS encoding LLM class flavin-dependent oxidoreductase is translated as MTKALRDIPLSVLDLAPIVEGSTAAQSFQNSLDLAQKVEKWGFHRYWLAEHHAMPSVASSATAVLIGHIAGGTSTMRVGSGGIMLPNHAPLIIAEQFGTLESLYPGRIDLGLGRAPGADQRTARALRRDLRIGGDDFPELLEELREYLRPRTSDNAGALRAIPGEGLNIPIWLLGSSDFSARLAGLLGLPFAFAGHFSPNYTLPALQTYRHCFRPSDVLSEPYAMVGVNVMAADTDELAERLATSHYQAFLNLIRGDLKPIQPPVDNMDELWSEFEKMSVQAQLRSSIIGSPDTVKQKLQELLEATQADELMITTQMYRHEDRVRSFEIVADVWKA
- a CDS encoding MBL fold metallo-hydrolase, with translation MADYKLFTSCLWQTTSAVVSTDDRLYLFDPAYFPHEIEAIADYVQSVRDGRELVLVLTHGDWDHIAGYPRFPDARLIGHKQIASPERLAKQLRKTNRFDGSYYVHRPYELVPPSV